A genomic region of Candidatus Blochmanniella pennsylvanica str. BPEN contains the following coding sequences:
- the hisF gene encoding imidazole glycerol phosphate synthase subunit HisF, with translation MLAKRIIPCLDVGNNKVIKGIQFKDHKIVGDILELANRYAKSGADELVFYDITASPNDQVVNKRWISQIAKVINIPFCVAGGINTLKQAKQILASGADKISINSPALINPMLIQELADHLGTQCVVVSIDTWHNPQKKIYQVKCYTGDSTRAKITTWQTLDWVKKVQEYGAGEIVLNMMNQDGMKNGYDLDQLRNIRKHCQVPLIASGGAGTYQHFLEAFRDADVDGALAASVFHNQIIDIHKLKQFLNKEGIKIRLC, from the coding sequence ATGTTGGCAAAACGAATAATTCCTTGTCTTGATGTAGGTAATAACAAAGTAATTAAAGGAATACAATTTAAAGATCATAAAATTGTAGGAGATATCTTAGAATTAGCAAATAGATATGCAAAATCAGGAGCCGATGAATTAGTATTTTATGACATCACAGCATCACCTAATGATCAGGTAGTGAATAAGAGATGGATTTCTCAGATTGCTAAAGTAATAAACATACCATTCTGTGTGGCTGGGGGCATAAATACATTAAAACAAGCTAAACAAATTCTTGCATCTGGAGCAGATAAAATTTCAATTAATTCTCCTGCTTTAATTAACCCAATGCTAATCCAAGAACTAGCTGATCATTTAGGCACACAATGCGTTGTAGTTAGCATCGATACCTGGCATAATCCTCAAAAAAAGATTTACCAAGTAAAATGCTATACTGGGGACAGTACTCGTGCAAAAATCACAACATGGCAAACATTGGATTGGGTTAAAAAGGTACAAGAATATGGAGCTGGAGAAATAGTATTAAATATGATGAATCAAGACGGAATGAAAAATGGTTATGATTTAGATCAATTACGAAATATTAGAAAACATTGTCAAGTACCACTTATAGCTTCTGGAGGAGCTGGTACCTATCAACATTTCTTAGAAGCCTTTCGTGATGCCGACGTAGATGGGGCGTTAGCAGCTTCAGTATTTCATAATCAAATTATTGACATTCATAAATTGAAACAATTTTTAAATAAAGAAGGAATAAAAATTAGATTATGCTAA
- the hisB gene encoding bifunctional histidinol-phosphatase/imidazoleglycerol-phosphate dehydratase HisB: MNHKVLFIDRDGTLINEPKDNFQIDSLDKFSLEPYVIPALIALKNIGFEFVIVTNQNGLGSASFPKEKFDKPHRLMIQIFQSQGIKFNQILICPHLPEEECSCRKPKTALVNSWLIDNKLNKFNSYVIGDRNTDMILATNMDIQGIQYNRTNFGWKKIKNYLTQRHRSAHIHRITEETNVDITIWLDQNNKSYINTGINFFNHMLQQIAVHSGLCMNITAKGDLHVDDHHTVEDTALTLGKALNTALGNKCGIGRFGFTLPMDESIAQCVLDLSGRTYFHYEANYTFQKIGDLSTEMIEHFFRSLSSKMGCTLHLQATGKNDHHKAESLFKSFGRSLRQAIYIDNNNIPSSKGTLL; encoded by the coding sequence ATGAATCATAAAGTTTTATTTATAGATCGTGATGGAACCTTAATTAATGAACCAAAAGACAATTTTCAAATTGATTCTTTAGACAAATTCTCATTGGAACCATATGTGATTCCTGCTCTTATAGCGTTAAAAAATATAGGTTTTGAATTTGTTATAGTTACTAATCAAAATGGATTAGGAAGTGCTTCATTTCCTAAAGAAAAATTTGATAAGCCACATCGTCTAATGATTCAAATATTTCAATCTCAAGGTATTAAATTCAATCAAATACTAATTTGCCCTCATCTTCCAGAAGAAGAATGTAGTTGTCGTAAACCAAAAACTGCATTAGTAAATTCTTGGCTAATCGATAACAAATTAAATAAATTTAATAGTTATGTTATCGGAGATCGAAATACTGATATGATTTTAGCAACTAATATGGATATTCAAGGAATACAATATAATCGTACTAATTTTGGTTGGAAAAAAATTAAAAACTATTTAACGCAACGTCACAGATCAGCACATATTCATCGCATCACTGAAGAAACTAATGTAGACATCACGATATGGTTAGATCAAAATAATAAAAGTTACATTAATACTGGGATTAATTTTTTTAATCATATGTTACAGCAAATAGCTGTGCATTCTGGATTATGCATGAATATTACGGCAAAAGGCGATTTACATGTAGACGATCATCATACTGTAGAAGATACAGCTTTAACATTAGGAAAAGCTTTAAACACTGCATTGGGCAACAAATGTGGCATCGGAAGATTTGGATTTACCTTGCCTATGGATGAAAGTATTGCGCAATGTGTATTAGATCTTTCTGGACGAACATACTTTCACTATGAAGCTAACTATACTTTTCAAAAAATAGGAGATCTTAGTACTGAAATGATAGAACATTTTTTTCGTTCATTATCTTCAAAAATGGGTTGTACTTTACATTTACAAGCAACTGGCAAGAATGATCATCATAAAGCAGAAAGTTTATTTAAATCTTTCGGGCGATCGTTACGTCAAGCCATTTACATAGACAATAACAATATACCAAGCTCTAAAGGAACATTGCTATGA
- the hisIE gene encoding bifunctional phosphoribosyl-AMP cyclohydrolase/phosphoribosyl-ATP diphosphatase HisIE, whose amino-acid sequence MLIKNQHQQLNWTKNHGLIPAIIQHAESGEVLMLGHMNKESIIKTEQTKHITFFSRSKNRLWTKGEKSGNILKLINWYSDCDQDALLIFALPHGPTCHNNTSSCFHPGIAELSFLHQLENIISSKKNISSYLPNTSYTSHLYASGVKRIAQKVGEEGLETALAAISCCNTKELINEASDLIYHLLVLLQHKSLNFNAIIKELKIRNNNNKLNQ is encoded by the coding sequence ATGCTAATTAAAAATCAGCATCAGCAATTAAATTGGACTAAAAATCATGGTCTAATACCCGCTATCATACAACATGCTGAATCAGGAGAAGTATTAATGCTAGGGCATATGAATAAAGAATCAATAATAAAAACAGAACAAACTAAGCATATTACTTTTTTTTCACGCAGCAAAAACAGATTATGGACTAAAGGAGAAAAATCTGGAAATATATTAAAATTAATCAATTGGTATTCAGATTGTGATCAGGATGCGTTATTAATTTTTGCTTTGCCTCATGGACCTACTTGTCATAATAATACTAGCAGCTGCTTCCATCCTGGGATAGCAGAATTAAGTTTTCTTCATCAATTAGAAAATATTATATCCTCAAAAAAAAATATATCATCTTATCTCCCTAATACATCCTACACATCTCATTTGTATGCTAGTGGCGTCAAACGCATTGCTCAAAAAGTTGGTGAAGAAGGCCTGGAAACTGCCCTTGCAGCTATTTCCTGTTGTAATACAAAAGAACTCATTAATGAAGCATCAGATCTAATTTACCATTTATTAGTCCTATTACAACATAAATCATTAAATTTTAATGCAATCATCAAGGAATTAAAAATTCGCAATAATAATAACAAATTAAACCAATAA
- the hisA gene encoding 1-(5-phosphoribosyl)-5-[(5-phosphoribosylamino)methylideneamino]imidazole-4-carboxamide isomerase produces the protein MIIPALDIINGNIVRLYQGSYCMQTNYGEPISLLKEYIRQGAKMIHLVDLDGAKNPLKRQSLLISQLIKEANPLSKIQIGGGIRNASDVEILLESGATRIVLGSIAVTQPKIVKKWFEYFDPNTLVLAVDIHVYSEENRKVAIYGWQKETDLQLEQIIEEYYTVGLKHVICTDISKDGTLLGSNISLYRSICHAWPRIAFQSSGGVNKLSEISKLRSSGVAGIIIGRAFLENTFTINEAISCWQNE, from the coding sequence GTGATTATTCCTGCGCTAGATATTATTAACGGAAATATAGTTAGACTATATCAAGGATCTTATTGCATGCAAACTAATTACGGCGAACCTATATCATTATTAAAGGAATACATACGACAAGGAGCAAAAATGATACATCTAGTTGATCTAGATGGAGCAAAAAATCCATTAAAAAGACAAAGTTTATTAATTAGTCAACTAATAAAAGAAGCCAATCCTTTATCTAAGATACAAATAGGAGGAGGTATACGTAACGCTTCAGATGTAGAAATTCTGTTAGAATCAGGAGCAACACGTATAGTATTAGGTTCTATAGCAGTTACACAACCAAAGATAGTAAAAAAATGGTTTGAATATTTTGATCCAAATACTTTAGTTTTAGCGGTAGATATACACGTTTATTCTGAAGAAAATCGAAAAGTTGCTATTTACGGTTGGCAAAAAGAAACTGATTTGCAATTAGAACAAATAATAGAAGAATATTATACTGTAGGCTTAAAACATGTTATTTGCACAGATATCTCCAAAGATGGAACTTTGTTAGGTAGCAATATATCTTTATATCGATCAATATGTCATGCTTGGCCACGAATAGCATTTCAATCGTCTGGAGGTGTTAATAAATTATCAGAAATATCTAAATTACGTTCTTCTGGAGTGGCAGGAATCATTATTGGTCGTGCTTTTTTAGAAAATACATTTACTATCAATGAGGCTATATCATGTTGGCAAAACGAATAA